The genomic interval CGTAAATGAACTTGTTGAGCCAGTAAGAGATTTAATGGCAAAACTTAACCCTGTAATTCATGGTGGAAAAATAGCTGGTGCCTTTGGTTCATATGGATGGAGTGGTGAAGCTGTTCCTAGAATAGAAAGTAGATTAAAAGAATTAAGAATGAAAATGCCTGTTGAAGGTTTAAGAATTAAATTTAAGCCATCAGAAGAAGAAGCTCAAAAAGCTTTCGACTTTGGTGTTGAAATAGGAAATGCTTTAAAATAATTCTTAACTTAATTATACTAAATATACATTAACCAAAAAGTAGTAAGTAACTATTTGCTTACTACTTTTTTATATTAAAAGTTATTATCTACTCTATCATGATTAAAATTAACACATTTAAAATCTTCTACTGATACTTCTACAATATATCTTCTCTTCCCTTCAGTATCCTCAAAGCTTCTTGTTATAAGTCTTCCACTAACACTTAAAAGATCTCCCTTTTTTAGATATTTACAAGCTATCTCTGCTTTTTTCTCCCACATTATTATTGGAATAAAATCTTTTTTTCTTTCTCCTGTGGAAGATTTAAAATTTCTTGCCACAGCAATTGTGAATTTTGTATATACCTTCTCCCCACCCTCTACATATCTTAACTCTGGATCCTTTACTAAACGTCCTAATAAAACTATTTTATTCATTTAATATGACCTCCTAAAAAATTCTCACCTGTTATTTTAACCAAAAAAGTGAAATTTATTCAAAATTCATATTAAATTTCGTTTATTTTAGTAAAACTTTTACTTAAAATAGTATATAATGTTATTAGAATAAAATTTACTGGAGGTATTAACATGGCAATTTTAGTTTGTGGTGGTGCTGGCTATATAGGTAGCCATATGGTTGCAGAATTAATTGAAAACAATAAAGAAGTTGTTATCTTAGATAACTTCGAAAAAGGACATGAAGATGCTATTCTTGGCGGAAAACTTTATAAAGGTGATTTAAGAGATAGAAAAATATTAGACAAGATTTTTACTGAAAATAACATAGAAGCTGTTATTGATTTTGCTGCCTACTCTCTTGTTGGAGAAAGTATGACAGAGCCTTTAAAATATTTCAATAATAACGTTTCAGGAACTATAAGTTTATTAGAGGCTATGAGAGATCATAATGTAAAATACATAGTTTTCTCTTCAACAGCTGCTACTTATGGAGAACCTGAAAATATT from Clostridium perfringens carries:
- a CDS encoding single-stranded DNA-binding protein, with translation MNKIVLLGRLVKDPELRYVEGGEKVYTKFTIAVARNFKSSTGERKKDFIPIIMWEKKAEIACKYLKKGDLLSVSGRLITRSFEDTEGKRRYIVEVSVEDFKCVNFNHDRVDNNF